A genomic window from Caballeronia sp. SBC1 includes:
- the rplL gene encoding 50S ribosomal protein L7/L12: MAIAKDDILEAVSSMSVLELNELVKAFEEKFGVSAAAVAVAGPAGAAAVVEEQTEFTVNLVEIGANKVSVIKAVRELTGLGLKEAKDLVDGAPKPVKESVPKAAAEEAKKKLEEAGAKAEIK, translated from the coding sequence ATGGCAATCGCAAAAGATGACATCCTCGAAGCAGTAAGCTCGATGTCGGTTCTGGAATTGAACGAGCTGGTCAAGGCGTTCGAAGAGAAGTTTGGCGTGTCGGCTGCAGCTGTCGCTGTCGCTGGCCCTGCTGGCGCTGCTGCTGTTGTTGAAGAGCAGACCGAGTTCACGGTGAACTTGGTCGAAATCGGCGCAAACAAGGTGTCGGTGATTAAGGCTGTTCGCGAACTGACGGGCCTCGGCCTGAAGGAAGCGAAGGACCTGGTTGACGGTGCACCGAAGCCTGTTAAGGAATCGGTACCGAAGGCTGCTGCTGAAGAAGCGAAGAAGAAGCTGGAAGAAGCAGGCGCGAAGGCTGAAATCAAGTAA
- the rplJ gene encoding 50S ribosomal protein L10, whose protein sequence is MPLNKEDKQAVVAEVAAQVAKAQTMVLAEYRGIAVGDLTKLRARAREQQVYLRVLKNTLARRAVEGTPFAALAEQMTGPLIYGISEDAIAAAKVVNDFGKTNDKLIIKAGSYEGNVMDKAAVQALANIPSREELLSKLLYVMQAPVAGFARALAALAAQKGGGAEAPAEAEPEVAA, encoded by the coding sequence GTGCCACTGAACAAAGAAGACAAGCAGGCAGTTGTCGCTGAAGTCGCCGCGCAAGTCGCGAAGGCTCAGACGATGGTGCTCGCTGAGTATCGTGGAATTGCGGTTGGCGATCTGACCAAGCTGCGCGCAAGGGCTCGCGAGCAACAAGTGTATCTCCGCGTGTTGAAAAACACGTTGGCGCGTCGCGCCGTGGAAGGTACGCCGTTCGCTGCGCTGGCCGAGCAGATGACTGGTCCTCTGATCTACGGCATCTCTGAAGATGCAATTGCTGCTGCCAAGGTTGTTAACGACTTCGGCAAAACCAATGACAAGTTGATCATCAAGGCCGGTTCCTACGAAGGCAACGTGATGGACAAGGCGGCTGTGCAAGCACTCGCTAACATCCCGAGCCGCGAAGAACTGCTCTCCAAGTTGTTGTACGTCATGCAAGCTCCTGTTGCCGGCTTCGCGCGCGCCTTGGCCGCGCTCGCTGCGCAAAAGGGTGGCGGCGCTGAAGCTCCGGCTGAAGCTGAGCCGGAAGTTGCTGCTTAA
- the rpoC gene encoding DNA-directed RNA polymerase subunit beta', with amino-acid sequence MKALLDLFKQVQQPEVFDAIKIGLASPDKIRSWSFGEVKKPETINYRTFKPERDGLFCAKIFGPIKDYECLCGKYKRLKHRGVICEKCGVEVTLAKVRRERMGHIELASPVAHIWFLKSLPSRLGMVLDMTLRDIERVLYFEAYVVIEPGMTPLKARQIMTEEDYYNKVEEYGDEFRAEMGAEGVRELLRAINIDEQVEVLRTELKNTGSEAKIKKYAKRLKVLEAFQRSGIKPDWMVLEVLPVLPPELRPLVPLDGGRFATSDLNDLYRRVINRNNRLKRLLELKAPEIIVRNEKRMLQEAVDSLLDNGRRGKAMTGANKRPLKSLADMIKGKGGRFRQNLLGKRVDYSGRSVIVVGPTLKLHQCGLPKLMALELFKPFIFNKLEVMGVATTIKAAKKEVENQTAVVWDILEEVIREHPVMLNRAPTLHRLGIQAFEPVLIEGKAIQLHPLVCAAFNADFDGDQMAVHVPLSLEAQMEARTLMLASNNVLFPANGDPSIVPSQDIVLGLYYASREAVNGKGEGMTFTGVSEAIRAYENKEVELASRVNVRITENIHNPDQSEGAPKFVPKITLYATTIGRSILSEILPPGLPFSVLNRPLKKKEISRLINTAFRKCGLRETVIFADQLMQMGFRLATRAGISICVDDMLVPPQKEQIVGDAAKKVKEYDRQYMSGLVTSQERYNNVVDIWSATSEAVGKAMMEQLATEPVVDRDGNQTKQESFNSIYMMADSGARGSAVQIRQLAGMRGLMAKPDGSIIETPITANFREGLNVLQYFISTHGARKGLADTALKTANSGYLTRRLVDVTQDLVVVEDDCGTTNGVAMKALVEGGEVVEALRDRILGRVTVADVVNPESQETLYESGTLLDEDMVDEIERLGIDEVRVRTPLTCETRYGLCASCYGRDLGRGSRVNVGEAVGVIAAQSIGEPGTQLTMRTFHIGGAASRAAIASSVEAKSNGTVRFTATMRYVTNAKGEQIVISRSGEAIIADDLGRERERHKIPYGATLLQLDGAQIKAGAQLAQWDPLTRPIITEWGGTVKFENVEEGVTVAKQIDDVTGLSTLVVIDVKRRGSQAAKSVRPQVKLLDAQGEEVKIPNTEHSVQIGFQVGALITVKDGQQVQVGEVLARIPVEAQKTRDITGGLPRVAELFEARSPKDAGILAEVTGTTSFGKDTKGKQRLVITDVEGEQHEFLITKEKQVLVHDGQVVNKGEMIVDGPADPHDILRLQGIEALARYIVDEVQDVYRLQGVKINDKHIEVIVRQMLRRVQIVDNGDTRFIMGEQVERSDMLDENDRMAAEDKIPATYENVLLGITKASLSTDSFISAASFQETTRVLTEAAIMGKRDDLRGLKENVIVGRLIPAGTGLAFHKARKSRELSDRQRFDQIAAEESFDFGTPEAAPVAPAEQQHPAE; translated from the coding sequence ATGAAAGCTCTGCTCGATCTATTCAAGCAAGTCCAACAACCTGAAGTTTTTGACGCGATCAAGATCGGTCTGGCCTCGCCGGACAAGATCCGTTCGTGGTCCTTCGGCGAAGTGAAGAAGCCTGAAACCATCAACTACCGGACGTTCAAGCCGGAACGCGATGGCCTGTTCTGCGCCAAGATTTTTGGCCCGATCAAGGACTACGAGTGCCTGTGCGGTAAGTACAAGCGCCTGAAGCACCGCGGCGTGATCTGCGAAAAGTGCGGCGTCGAAGTGACGCTCGCCAAGGTGCGTCGCGAACGGATGGGCCACATTGAACTGGCCTCGCCGGTTGCGCACATCTGGTTTTTGAAGTCGCTGCCGTCGCGTCTGGGCATGGTGCTCGACATGACGCTGCGCGACATCGAACGCGTGCTGTATTTCGAAGCATATGTAGTGATCGAACCGGGCATGACGCCGCTGAAAGCGCGGCAGATCATGACGGAAGAGGATTACTACAATAAGGTCGAAGAATACGGCGACGAATTCCGTGCCGAGATGGGCGCGGAAGGCGTGCGTGAACTGCTGCGCGCAATCAACATCGACGAACAGGTCGAAGTGCTGCGTACCGAACTCAAGAACACGGGTTCGGAAGCGAAGATCAAGAAGTACGCGAAGCGCCTGAAAGTGCTCGAGGCATTCCAGCGTTCGGGCATCAAGCCGGACTGGATGGTGCTGGAAGTGCTGCCGGTGCTGCCGCCGGAACTGCGTCCGCTCGTGCCGCTCGACGGCGGCCGTTTCGCGACGTCGGACCTGAACGACTTGTATCGCCGCGTGATCAACCGTAACAACCGGTTGAAGCGTCTGCTCGAGTTGAAGGCGCCTGAAATCATCGTCCGTAACGAAAAGCGGATGCTGCAGGAAGCCGTCGATTCGCTGCTCGATAACGGTCGTCGCGGTAAGGCAATGACCGGCGCGAACAAGCGTCCGCTGAAGTCGCTCGCTGACATGATCAAGGGTAAGGGCGGTCGTTTCCGTCAGAACTTGCTCGGTAAGCGCGTTGACTATTCGGGTCGTTCGGTGATCGTGGTGGGTCCGACGCTCAAGCTGCATCAGTGCGGTCTGCCGAAGCTGATGGCGCTCGAACTGTTCAAGCCTTTCATCTTCAACAAGCTGGAAGTGATGGGTGTTGCTACCACCATCAAGGCCGCGAAGAAGGAAGTCGAGAACCAGACAGCCGTGGTGTGGGACATTTTGGAAGAAGTGATCCGCGAACATCCGGTGATGCTGAACCGCGCCCCTACGCTTCACCGTCTTGGCATTCAGGCTTTCGAGCCGGTGCTGATCGAAGGTAAGGCTATTCAGCTGCATCCGCTCGTTTGCGCGGCGTTCAACGCCGACTTCGACGGTGACCAGATGGCCGTTCACGTGCCGCTGTCGCTGGAAGCGCAGATGGAAGCGCGCACGCTGATGCTGGCGTCGAACAACGTCCTGTTCCCGGCCAACGGCGATCCGTCGATCGTGCCGTCGCAGGATATTGTGCTGGGTCTCTACTACGCATCGCGTGAAGCGGTGAATGGCAAGGGCGAAGGCATGACGTTCACGGGCGTGTCGGAAGCGATTCGCGCGTACGAAAACAAGGAAGTCGAGCTGGCGTCGCGGGTGAATGTCCGGATTACGGAAAACATTCACAACCCGGATCAAAGCGAAGGCGCACCGAAGTTCGTGCCGAAGATCACGCTGTACGCAACGACCATTGGCCGTTCTATTCTTTCGGAAATTCTGCCGCCAGGACTGCCGTTCTCGGTGCTGAACCGTCCGCTGAAGAAGAAGGAAATTTCGCGCCTGATCAACACGGCATTCCGCAAGTGCGGTCTGCGCGAAACGGTGATCTTCGCCGACCAGCTGATGCAGATGGGTTTCCGTCTGGCTACGCGCGCTGGTATTTCGATTTGCGTCGACGACATGCTCGTGCCGCCGCAAAAAGAACAGATCGTCGGCGACGCTGCCAAGAAGGTGAAGGAATACGACCGTCAGTACATGTCGGGTCTCGTCACCTCGCAAGAGCGCTACAACAACGTGGTCGACATCTGGTCGGCAACGTCGGAAGCGGTCGGCAAGGCGATGATGGAGCAGTTGGCTACGGAACCCGTGGTCGACCGCGACGGTAATCAGACGAAGCAGGAATCGTTCAACTCGATCTACATGATGGCCGACTCGGGCGCTCGTGGATCCGCTGTTCAGATTCGTCAGCTGGCCGGTATGCGTGGCCTGATGGCGAAGCCGGATGGCTCGATTATCGAGACGCCTATCACGGCGAACTTCCGTGAAGGCTTGAACGTGTTGCAGTACTTCATCTCGACGCACGGTGCACGTAAAGGCCTGGCCGATACGGCGTTGAAGACGGCGAACTCGGGTTACCTGACGCGTCGTCTTGTTGACGTGACGCAGGACTTGGTCGTGGTCGAAGACGATTGCGGCACGACGAACGGCGTTGCAATGAAGGCGTTGGTTGAAGGCGGTGAAGTTGTCGAAGCCTTGCGTGACCGGATTCTCGGCCGCGTGACGGTGGCTGATGTCGTCAATCCGGAATCGCAGGAAACACTGTACGAATCGGGCACGTTGCTCGACGAAGACATGGTCGATGAAATCGAACGCCTGGGTATTGACGAAGTGCGCGTGCGCACGCCGTTGACCTGCGAAACGCGTTACGGCCTGTGCGCTTCGTGCTACGGCCGCGACCTGGGTCGTGGCTCGCGCGTGAACGTCGGCGAAGCGGTTGGTGTTATCGCGGCTCAGTCGATCGGCGAACCGGGTACGCAGCTGACCATGCGTACGTTCCACATCGGTGGCGCGGCGTCGCGTGCGGCTATCGCTTCGTCGGTTGAAGCGAAGTCGAACGGCACGGTGCGTTTCACGGCAACGATGCGTTACGTCACGAATGCGAAGGGCGAGCAGATCGTCATCTCGCGTTCGGGCGAGGCGATCATTGCCGACGACCTCGGTCGTGAGCGCGAACGTCACAAAATCCCGTACGGCGCAACGTTGCTGCAACTGGACGGCGCGCAGATCAAGGCCGGTGCACAACTGGCGCAATGGGATCCGTTGACGCGTCCGATCATCACCGAGTGGGGCGGTACGGTGAAGTTCGAAAACGTCGAAGAAGGCGTGACGGTTGCGAAGCAGATCGACGATGTGACGGGGCTTTCAACGCTCGTCGTGATCGACGTGAAGCGTCGCGGTTCGCAAGCGGCGAAGAGCGTTCGTCCGCAAGTGAAGCTGCTCGATGCGCAGGGCGAAGAAGTCAAGATCCCGAACACCGAGCATTCGGTGCAGATCGGCTTCCAGGTCGGCGCACTGATCACCGTGAAGGACGGTCAGCAAGTGCAGGTCGGTGAAGTGCTGGCACGTATCCCGGTTGAAGCGCAGAAAACGCGTGACATTACCGGTGGTCTGCCGCGTGTGGCCGAACTGTTCGAAGCGCGCTCGCCGAAGGACGCCGGTATTTTGGCGGAAGTCACGGGTACGACGTCGTTTGGTAAGGACACGAAGGGCAAGCAGCGTCTCGTTATTACCGACGTGGAAGGGGAACAGCATGAGTTCCTGATCACGAAGGAAAAGCAGGTGCTGGTGCACGATGGTCAGGTCGTCAACAAGGGCGAAATGATTGTCGATGGCCCGGCTGACCCGCACGACATTCTGCGTTTGCAGGGTATCGAAGCGCTGGCTCGCTACATCGTGGACGAAGTGCAGGACGTGTACCGTCTGCAAGGCGTGAAGATCAACGACAAGCACATTGAAGTGATCGTGCGTCAGATGTTGCGTCGCGTGCAGATCGTCGACAACGGCGATACGCGTTTCATCATGGGCGAACAGGTTGAGCGTTCGGACATGCTGGACGAGAACGACCGGATGGCCGCGGAAGACAAGATCCCCGCGACCTACGAGAACGTGCTGCTGGGTATTACGAAGGCATCGCTCTCGACCGATTCGTTCATCTCGGCAGCTTCGTTCCAGGAAACGACGCGCGTGTTGACCGAAGCGGCCATCATGGGCAAGCGCGACGATTTGCGCGGTCTGAAGGAAAACGTGATCGTCGGCCGGTTGATTCCGGCTGGTACAGGTCTCGCGTTTCACAAGGCACGCAAGAGCCGCGAGTTGTCGGATCGTCAACGCTTCGACCAGATTGCAGCGGAAGAATCGTTCGATTTCGGCACGCCCGAAGCCGCACCTGTTGCACCTGCAGAACAGCAACATCCGGCGGAGTAA
- the recQ gene encoding DNA helicase RecQ: MSRSLEILKEVFGYPVFRGQQGDIVDHVAAGGDSLVLMPTGGGKSLCYQIPALLRREAGFGAGIVVSPLIALMQDQVAALSEVGVRAACLNSTLTGAEAAATERALRNGEIDLLYVAPERLMTPRFLELIESVRIGLFAIDEAHCVSQWGHDFRPEYIQLSVLHERFPSVPRIALTATADAITRDEIVHRLALEDARIFVSSFDRPNIRYRIVEKDNARAQLLDFIRAEHTNPDKTTDAGVIYCLSRRKVEETADWLKSQGVRALPYHAGMEYEIRQRHQEMFKREEGIVMCATIAFGMGIDKPDVRFVAHLDLPKSVEGYYQETGRAGRDGMPANAWMAYGLGDVVQQRKMIDESDADDTHKRVQGGKLDALLGLCEAASCRRVRLLGYFGEASEPCGNCDTCLEPPESWDATREAQMALSCVYRAHKASGYHFGAGHLIDILRGSRSEKLLQRGHEKLSTFGLGASLSEQEWRAVFRQLVAFGYLAVDHDGFGALILTEASKAVLKGEQNVTLRKYVKPTRTRQSSSRTGERADPTAGMSPRIKARWERLRAWRASMAKSDGVPAYVIFHDATLAEIARNEPDSIEDLSQIPGIGARKLERFGDELLEVVGAN, from the coding sequence ATGTCCCGTTCGCTCGAAATTCTCAAGGAAGTATTTGGCTACCCCGTTTTCCGGGGCCAGCAGGGCGATATCGTCGATCATGTGGCTGCCGGCGGAGACTCGCTTGTGCTGATGCCGACCGGCGGCGGGAAGTCGCTGTGTTATCAGATTCCTGCCTTGTTGAGGCGTGAAGCCGGTTTCGGCGCCGGAATCGTCGTGTCGCCGTTGATTGCGTTGATGCAGGATCAGGTGGCAGCGTTAAGCGAAGTCGGCGTGCGTGCTGCGTGCCTGAATTCGACACTCACGGGCGCCGAAGCCGCTGCAACCGAGCGCGCGTTGCGCAACGGGGAAATCGACCTGCTATATGTCGCCCCAGAACGCCTGATGACGCCCCGTTTTCTTGAGTTGATCGAGAGCGTGCGCATCGGTTTGTTTGCGATCGACGAAGCGCATTGCGTGTCGCAATGGGGGCACGATTTCCGGCCGGAATATATCCAGTTGTCGGTGCTGCATGAGCGGTTTCCATCGGTACCGCGGATTGCGTTGACGGCAACCGCCGACGCCATTACACGCGATGAAATCGTGCATCGCCTGGCTTTGGAGGATGCGCGTATTTTCGTCTCCAGCTTTGACCGGCCGAACATCCGGTATCGGATCGTGGAAAAGGACAATGCGCGTGCGCAGTTGCTCGATTTCATTCGCGCTGAGCACACGAACCCGGACAAAACCACCGACGCTGGCGTCATCTATTGCCTGTCGCGACGCAAGGTGGAAGAAACCGCTGACTGGCTCAAGAGCCAAGGGGTTCGCGCTTTGCCGTATCACGCGGGGATGGAGTACGAAATCCGTCAGCGGCATCAGGAGATGTTCAAACGCGAAGAGGGCATCGTGATGTGCGCGACGATCGCTTTCGGCATGGGTATCGACAAACCGGACGTGCGATTCGTGGCGCATCTGGATTTGCCGAAGAGCGTGGAAGGCTATTACCAGGAAACCGGGCGCGCGGGCCGTGACGGCATGCCAGCGAACGCATGGATGGCGTACGGTCTCGGCGACGTGGTGCAGCAGCGCAAGATGATCGACGAATCGGACGCGGACGATACCCACAAACGCGTGCAGGGTGGCAAGCTCGACGCGCTGCTTGGGTTGTGCGAGGCGGCGTCGTGCCGGCGCGTGCGTTTGCTCGGCTACTTCGGTGAGGCGAGCGAGCCATGTGGTAATTGCGATACGTGCCTCGAGCCGCCGGAATCATGGGATGCCACCCGCGAAGCTCAGATGGCACTCTCTTGCGTGTACCGGGCGCATAAAGCCAGTGGGTATCATTTCGGCGCGGGTCATCTAATCGATATCCTGCGCGGTAGCCGTTCCGAGAAATTACTCCAGCGGGGTCACGAAAAACTTTCTACGTTCGGACTTGGCGCCTCGCTGTCTGAGCAGGAGTGGCGCGCTGTGTTTCGCCAGTTGGTCGCGTTTGGTTATCTCGCTGTCGACCACGACGGGTTCGGCGCACTGATCCTCACCGAGGCAAGCAAGGCCGTGCTTAAGGGCGAGCAGAACGTGACGCTTCGAAAGTACGTCAAGCCAACGCGGACTCGCCAGTCATCCAGCCGAACAGGCGAACGCGCGGATCCGACGGCTGGAATGTCGCCGCGCATCAAGGCACGTTGGGAAAGGCTGCGCGCGTGGCGTGCCAGCATGGCGAAAAGCGATGGCGTGCCAGCGTACGTTATTTTCCACGATGCAACGCTCGCAGAGATCGCGCGCAATGAGCCGGATTCCATTGAGGATCTCAGCCAGATTCCGGGGATCGGCGCTCGCAAACTCGAGCGTTTCGGCGATGAGTTGCTCGAAGTGGTGGGTGCGAACTAA
- the rpoB gene encoding DNA-directed RNA polymerase subunit beta, producing the protein MQYSFTEKKRIRKSFAKRPIVHQVPFLLATQLESFSTFLQAETIGTQRKAEGLQAAFSSVFPIVSHNGFARLEFVSYMLSPPAFNIKECQQRGLTYCSALRAKVRLVLLDKESPSKPVVKEVKEQEVYMGEMPLMTPTGSFVINGTERVIVSQLHRSPGVFFEHDKGKTHSSGKLLFSARIIPYRGSWLDFEFDPKDVLYFRVDRRRKMPVTILLKAIGLTPEQILANFFVFDNFALMGEGAQMEFVPERLRGEVARFDIQDREGAVIVQKDKRINAKHIRDLEAAKTKFISVPEDYLLGRVLAKNVVDGETGEVIANANDEITEMVLEKLRESKVKDIQTLYTNDLDQGPYISSTLRIDETADRMAARIAIYRMMRPGEPPTEEAVEALFNRLFYSEDAYDLSKVGRMKFNRRVGRDEIVGKMTLEDDDILATIKILVELRNGKGEVDDIDHLGNRRVRCVGELAENQFRAGLVRVERAVKERLGQAESENLMPHDLINSKPISSAIREFFGSSQLSQFMDQTNPLSEITHKRRVSALGPGGLTRERAGFEVRDVHPTHYGRVCPIETPEGPNIGLINSLALYAHLNEYGFLETPYRKVVDSKVTDQIDYLSAIEEGRYVIAQANASLGEGGTLTDELVSSREAGETLMVTPDRIQYMDVAPSQIVSVAASLIPFLEHDDANRALMGSNMQRQAVPCLRPEKAVVGTGIERTVAVDSGTTVQAERGGIVDYVDAGRIVIRVNDDEAVAGEVGVDIYNLIKYTRSNQNTNINQRPIVKVGDKVGRGDVVADGASTDLGELALGQNMLVAFMPWNGYNFEDSILISEKVVAEDRYTSIHIEELNVVARDTKLGPEEITRDISNLAEVQLGRLDESGIVYIGAEVEAGDVLVGKVTPKGETQLTPEEKLLRAIFGEKASDVKDTSLRVPSGMSGTVIDVQVFTREGITRDKRAQQIIDDELKRYRLDLNDQLRIVEGDAFSRLARMLNGKVANGGPKKLAKGTKIDLPYLEDLDHYHWFDIRLADEEAAAQLEAIKDSIEQKRHQFDLAFEEKRKKLTQGDELPPGVLKMVKVYLAVKRRLQPGDKMAGRHGNKGVVSKIVPIEDMPYMADGRPADVVLNPLGVPSRMNVGQILEVHLGWAAKGLGWRIGEMLQRQTKIEELRAFLTKIYNESGRKEELENFTDDEIVELAKNLREGVPFATPVFDGATEGEMERALDLAFPDDIAKQLGMTKSKNQVQLSDGRTGEPFERTVTVGYMHYLKLHHLVDDKMHARSTGPYSLVTQQPLGGKAQFGGQRFGEMEVWALEAYGASYVLQEMLTVKSDDVAGRTKVYENLVKGDHVIDAGMPESFNVLVKEIRSLGIDIDLDRN; encoded by the coding sequence ATGCAATATTCCTTCACCGAGAAGAAGCGTATTCGCAAGAGTTTCGCGAAACGCCCCATCGTTCACCAGGTTCCCTTCTTGCTGGCAACCCAGCTTGAATCATTCAGCACATTTCTGCAAGCCGAGACCATCGGGACTCAGCGCAAGGCAGAAGGACTGCAAGCAGCTTTTTCATCGGTTTTCCCGATCGTTTCGCACAATGGCTTTGCGCGTCTCGAATTCGTGAGCTACATGCTCTCGCCGCCGGCGTTCAACATCAAGGAATGCCAGCAGCGTGGCCTGACGTACTGTTCCGCCTTGCGCGCCAAGGTGCGCCTGGTGCTGCTCGACAAAGAATCGCCGAGCAAGCCAGTCGTCAAGGAAGTGAAGGAACAGGAAGTCTACATGGGCGAAATGCCGCTCATGACGCCAACAGGTTCGTTCGTTATCAACGGTACGGAACGCGTGATCGTGTCCCAGCTGCACCGTTCGCCTGGCGTGTTTTTCGAACACGACAAGGGCAAGACGCACAGCTCGGGCAAGCTGCTGTTCTCGGCTCGTATCATTCCTTACCGTGGTTCGTGGCTCGACTTCGAATTCGATCCGAAGGACGTGCTGTATTTCCGCGTCGACCGTCGCCGGAAAATGCCTGTGACTATCTTGCTGAAGGCCATTGGCCTGACGCCGGAACAGATACTCGCGAACTTCTTCGTATTCGATAACTTCGCGTTGATGGGCGAAGGCGCGCAAATGGAATTCGTGCCGGAGCGTCTGCGCGGTGAAGTCGCGCGCTTCGACATCCAGGATCGCGAAGGCGCGGTCATCGTCCAGAAGGACAAGCGGATCAACGCGAAGCACATTCGCGACCTCGAAGCTGCAAAGACGAAGTTCATTTCGGTACCGGAAGACTACTTGCTCGGCCGCGTGCTGGCAAAGAATGTGGTCGACGGCGAAACGGGCGAAGTGATCGCGAACGCCAACGACGAGATCACCGAAATGGTGCTCGAGAAGCTGCGCGAGTCGAAGGTCAAGGACATTCAGACGCTTTACACGAACGATCTGGATCAAGGTCCGTACATTTCGTCGACGCTGCGTATCGATGAAACCGCTGACCGCATGGCCGCACGTATCGCGATCTATCGCATGATGCGTCCGGGCGAACCGCCGACGGAAGAAGCTGTTGAAGCGCTGTTCAACCGCCTGTTCTACAGCGAAGACGCATACGACCTGTCGAAGGTAGGTCGTATGAAGTTCAACCGCCGTGTGGGCCGCGACGAGATCGTCGGCAAGATGACGCTGGAAGACGACGACATTCTCGCGACCATCAAGATTTTGGTCGAGCTGCGTAACGGCAAGGGCGAAGTCGATGACATCGATCACTTGGGCAATCGCCGTGTGCGTTGCGTGGGTGAGTTGGCTGAGAATCAGTTCCGCGCAGGCCTTGTACGCGTGGAACGGGCTGTGAAGGAGCGTCTGGGTCAGGCTGAAAGCGAAAACCTGATGCCGCACGACCTGATCAACTCGAAGCCGATTTCGTCAGCTATTCGTGAGTTCTTTGGTTCGTCGCAGTTGTCGCAGTTTATGGACCAAACGAACCCGTTGTCGGAAATCACCCACAAGCGCCGTGTTTCGGCTCTTGGACCGGGCGGTTTGACGCGTGAACGCGCAGGCTTTGAAGTCCGCGACGTGCACCCGACCCACTACGGCCGTGTGTGCCCGATTGAAACGCCGGAAGGTCCGAACATCGGGCTGATCAACTCGCTGGCGCTCTACGCACACTTGAACGAATACGGTTTCCTCGAGACGCCGTATCGGAAAGTGGTCGACAGCAAGGTGACGGATCAGATCGACTATCTGTCGGCGATTGAGGAAGGCCGCTACGTGATCGCTCAGGCGAACGCGTCGCTGGGCGAAGGCGGCACGCTGACCGACGAGCTGGTTTCGTCGCGTGAAGCGGGCGAAACGCTGATGGTCACGCCGGATCGCATCCAGTACATGGACGTGGCGCCGTCGCAGATCGTCTCCGTGGCTGCTTCGCTGATTCCGTTCCTTGAACACGATGACGCGAACCGCGCATTGATGGGCTCGAACATGCAGCGTCAGGCAGTTCCTTGCCTGCGTCCTGAAAAGGCTGTGGTCGGTACGGGTATTGAACGCACGGTGGCAGTCGACTCGGGTACGACGGTTCAGGCGGAACGCGGCGGTATCGTCGATTACGTCGATGCTGGCCGTATCGTGATTCGCGTGAACGACGACGAAGCGGTTGCCGGCGAAGTCGGTGTCGACATCTACAACCTGATCAAGTACACGCGTTCGAACCAGAACACGAACATCAACCAGCGTCCGATCGTGAAGGTCGGCGACAAGGTTGGCCGTGGCGACGTAGTGGCCGACGGCGCATCGACCGATCTGGGCGAGCTCGCGCTCGGCCAGAACATGCTGGTCGCGTTCATGCCATGGAACGGCTACAACTTCGAAGATTCGATCCTGATCTCGGAGAAGGTGGTTGCTGAAGATCGTTACACGTCGATCCACATCGAAGAACTGAATGTGGTCGCGCGCGATACGAAGCTCGGACCGGAAGAAATCACGCGCGACATCTCGAACCTGGCTGAAGTGCAACTCGGCCGTCTCGATGAGTCGGGCATTGTGTATATCGGCGCGGAAGTGGAAGCGGGCGATGTGCTGGTCGGTAAGGTCACGCCGAAGGGCGAAACCCAACTGACGCCGGAAGAGAAGCTGCTGCGCGCGATCTTCGGTGAGAAGGCGTCGGACGTGAAGGATACGTCGCTGCGCGTGCCGTCGGGCATGAGCGGAACGGTGATCGACGTGCAAGTGTTCACGCGCGAAGGCATTACGCGTGACAAGCGTGCACAGCAGATTATTGATGACGAACTGAAGCGTTATCGCCTGGACTTGAACGACCAGTTGCGCATTGTGGAAGGCGACGCATTCTCGCGTCTCGCCCGTATGCTCAATGGCAAGGTCGCGAACGGCGGTCCGAAGAAGCTGGCGAAGGGCACGAAGATCGACCTGCCGTACCTGGAAGATCTGGATCACTACCACTGGTTCGACATCCGCCTCGCGGACGAAGAAGCAGCGGCTCAGCTCGAAGCTATCAAGGATTCCATCGAACAAAAGCGTCACCAGTTCGATCTGGCGTTCGAAGAAAAGCGCAAGAAGCTGACGCAAGGCGACGAACTGCCGCCGGGCGTGCTGAAGATGGTCAAGGTGTACCTGGCTGTGAAGCGTCGTCTGCAACCGGGCGACAAGATGGCCGGCCGTCACGGTAACAAGGGTGTTGTGTCGAAGATCGTGCCGATCGAAGACATGCCGTACATGGCCGATGGCCGTCCGGCTGACGTCGTGCTGAATCCGCTCGGCGTGCCGTCACGGATGAACGTGGGTCAGATTCTCGAAGTGCATCTGGGCTGGGCCGCGAAGGGTCTGGGATGGCGTATCGGCGAAATGCTGCAGCGTCAGACCAAGATTGAAGAGTTGCGTGCTTTCCTGACCAAGATCTACAACGAGTCGGGCCGTAAGGAAGAGCTGGAAAACTTCACCGACGACGAGATCGTCGAACTGGCGAAGAACCTGCGCGAAGGTGTTCCTTTTGCAACGCCGGTGTTCGACGGTGCAACGGAAGGCGAAATGGAACGTGCGCTGGATCTGGCGTTCCCTGACGACATCGCGAAGCAGTTGGGCATGACGAAGTCGAAGAACCAGGTGCAGTTGAGCGACGGCCGCACGGGTGAACCGTTCGAACGGACGGTCACGGTGGGCTACATGCATTACCTGAAACTGCATCACTTGGTCGACGACAAGATGCACGCCCGTTCGACCGGACCGTACTCGCTTGTCACGCAGCAGCCGCTGGGTGGTAAGGCGCAGTTCGGTGGCCAGCGTTTCGGTGAGATGGAAGTGTGGGCGCTCGAAGCATATGGCGCTTCGTACGTGCTGCAAGAAATGCTGACTGTTAAGTCGGATGACGTGGCGGGTCGTACCAAGGTGTATGAAAACCTGGTCAAGGGTGACCACGTGATCGACGCCGGCATGCCTGAGTCGTTCAATGTGTTGGTGAAGGAAATCCGGTCGCTCGGTATCGACATCGACCTGGACCGGAACTAA